A section of the Thauera chlorobenzoica genome encodes:
- a CDS encoding spore germination YkwD domain-containing protein, protein MPQSSPRKVCLTLLLETNAERASRGLPPLSSKDWAESLERSIDSMSRRMLPPTATSSSSADEAELPMYESLKAMLRRST, encoded by the coding sequence ATGCCCCAGTCTTCTCCCCGCAAGGTCTGCCTGACCCTCCTTCTGGAAACCAACGCTGAACGGGCCTCACGCGGTCTGCCGCCGCTGTCATCGAAGGACTGGGCCGAATCTTTGGAGCGCAGTATCGACTCCATGAGTCGCCGAATGCTGCCGCCAACGGCGACAAGCTCATCATCTGCAGACGAGGCGGAGTTGCCTATGTACGAGTCGTTGAAGGCGATGCTGCGCCGCTCGACCTAA
- a CDS encoding YHYH domain-containing protein, translating to MRGSLKVLLLLSVAMPGLGYGHGGGLDAKGCHMNRKTGDYHCHRAGYSPPPPAMNAAPAQRLAPSPTTQPQRFAGSGGASGARPAGTTETNALAQIVERQEATIMRLMSEIAELKAEVAACRAGRR from the coding sequence ATGAGGGGATCACTCAAGGTGCTACTGCTGCTGTCCGTCGCCATGCCCGGGCTTGGGTACGGCCACGGTGGTGGACTCGACGCGAAGGGTTGCCACATGAACAGGAAGACCGGCGATTATCACTGCCACCGTGCCGGCTACTCCCCACCGCCGCCGGCCATGAATGCCGCTCCGGCGCAGCGCCTGGCGCCTTCGCCGACCACGCAGCCCCAGCGGTTTGCAGGCAGTGGAGGCGCGTCTGGTGCGCGACCGGCGGGCACAACCGAGACGAACGCACTGGCGCAGATCGTTGAACGTCAGGAAGCGACGATCATGCGGCTGATGAGCGAGATCGCCGAGCTAAAGGCAGAAGTCGCGGCGTGCCGCGCTGGTCGAAGGTGA
- a CDS encoding M48 metallopeptidase family protein yields the protein MGLDAPPWRICWLKRKSGSCNPRALRLQFNLALVKVPSGCIECMVLHELLHLVDASHGERFIEALDTHMPDWRERRAQLNAQSLTDAQDYS from the coding sequence ATCGGGCTCGACGCGCCGCCGTGGCGCATCTGCTGGCTGAAGAGGAAATCGGGCAGCTGCAACCCGCGTGCGCTGCGGCTTCAGTTTAACCTTGCGCTGGTGAAGGTGCCGTCCGGGTGCATCGAGTGCATGGTGCTGCACGAACTGCTGCATCTGGTGGATGCATCGCACGGCGAGCGCTTCATCGAAGCGCTCGACACCCACATGCCGGACTGGCGGGAGCGGCGAGCCCAGCTCAACGCGCAGTCGCTCACCGACGCCCAAGACTATTCATGA
- a CDS encoding HNH endonuclease, with protein MLPDRNRSTLERALKEFDQNLRHQAAWKNWDQKKSQLYAIDHGGQLYPPKQIVSLATGVSVRLFSGGRPTNGYLESRGFSIITLDHGEFPAPAELPSFEVGRSYKRSTEITGRFGGSAQSGIAPSSQAPAVFLFTGDSGEQFGYSDRIDDASGVLFYTGEGQQGDMEMTRGNAAIANHASDGRALHVFRTQGKGKACVYLGEYCYGSHVIERGLDRNGNERNILVFRLLPVATTSDVEAAGLLAGPEADGEDIPLPEESLEDLRRRAVEATSARPQGRDPKLALRAIYDRSVLVKNYVLRRSAGFCELCDQEAPFLRKSAGTPYLEPHHINRLSDGGLDHPRYVAALCPNCHRRIHFGVDGSKLNNSLRHRVAALEAGMEP; from the coding sequence ATGCTACCGGATCGTAATCGATCGACGCTTGAAAGGGCTCTTAAAGAGTTCGACCAGAATCTTCGACATCAAGCCGCGTGGAAAAACTGGGATCAGAAGAAGAGCCAGCTCTACGCGATCGACCATGGCGGGCAACTCTACCCGCCGAAGCAGATTGTCTCGCTTGCGACTGGTGTTTCCGTTCGCTTGTTCTCTGGGGGACGACCGACGAACGGCTACCTGGAGAGTCGGGGGTTCTCGATCATCACGCTAGATCACGGTGAGTTTCCGGCGCCGGCTGAGCTGCCGTCGTTTGAGGTCGGGCGTTCGTACAAGCGCAGCACGGAGATAACTGGACGTTTTGGCGGAAGTGCGCAGAGTGGTATTGCTCCGTCGAGCCAGGCTCCTGCTGTGTTCCTGTTTACCGGCGACTCCGGTGAGCAGTTTGGCTACTCAGATCGTATCGATGATGCCTCCGGTGTTCTTTTCTACACGGGGGAAGGGCAGCAAGGGGACATGGAGATGACCCGCGGAAACGCTGCAATCGCCAATCACGCTTCAGACGGAAGGGCGCTTCACGTTTTTCGGACGCAGGGAAAAGGCAAGGCCTGTGTCTACCTCGGTGAGTACTGCTACGGTTCTCATGTCATAGAGCGAGGTCTGGATCGAAACGGCAATGAGAGGAATATCCTCGTTTTCAGGCTGCTTCCTGTCGCGACGACCTCGGATGTCGAAGCAGCCGGGCTCCTGGCTGGGCCCGAAGCCGATGGCGAAGACATTCCGCTACCTGAGGAATCCCTCGAGGATCTGCGTAGGAGGGCCGTCGAGGCAACTTCTGCTCGGCCGCAGGGGCGCGACCCGAAACTGGCCCTCCGCGCAATCTATGACCGCAGCGTCCTCGTCAAGAATTACGTGTTGAGGCGCTCGGCCGGCTTCTGTGAGTTGTGCGATCAGGAGGCGCCTTTCCTGCGAAAGAGCGCGGGTACTCCGTACCTCGAACCCCATCACATAAATCGTCTTTCTGATGGCGGTCTTGATCATCCACGGTATGTTGCCGCCTTGTGTCCAAACTGCCATCGCCGGATCCACTTTGGAGTTGATGGCTCTAAACTGAACAACAGCTTACGCCACCGGGTCGCAGCGCTTGAGGCAGGTATGGAGCCGTAA
- a CDS encoding BRCT domain-containing protein: MAREPNDYALRRIHADRIVKRQIDELVGLAKGALLDGKVEQHEADGILAWLHGNVECLDSWPASVLYDRLSAMLADGVLDPDEAGELLGLLMQIAAPAGVGAAPAPSTLPLTAPAPEILYPGRSFCFTGVFEFGSRADCHEVVLSRGGEPAKGVTKRLNYLVIGSVGSDFWRHSSFGTKIVKAAQYCEDGVGIAIVSEAHWVARLG; encoded by the coding sequence ATGGCTCGAGAACCGAACGACTACGCGCTGCGCCGCATCCACGCGGATCGCATCGTGAAACGGCAGATCGACGAGCTGGTCGGGCTCGCCAAGGGGGCGCTGCTGGACGGGAAGGTGGAGCAGCACGAGGCCGACGGGATCCTCGCGTGGTTGCACGGGAACGTGGAATGTCTCGATAGCTGGCCTGCAAGCGTGCTCTACGACCGCCTGAGCGCAATGCTCGCTGATGGTGTGCTCGATCCGGACGAGGCGGGAGAGCTGCTCGGGCTGCTGATGCAGATCGCAGCGCCCGCCGGCGTGGGGGCAGCGCCGGCGCCCAGCACCTTGCCGCTGACCGCGCCAGCGCCGGAGATCCTCTACCCAGGCCGCAGCTTCTGTTTCACCGGTGTCTTCGAGTTCGGGTCACGGGCGGACTGCCATGAGGTAGTGCTCTCGCGTGGTGGCGAGCCGGCCAAGGGCGTCACCAAGAGGCTGAACTATCTGGTGATCGGCTCAGTGGGCTCCGACTTCTGGCGACATTCGAGCTTCGGCACGAAGATCGTGAAGGCGGCGCAGTACTGTGAAGACGGCGTCGGAATCGCGATTGTGTCCGAGGCACATTGGGTCGCGCGCCTGGGGTGA
- a CDS encoding DUF4041 domain-containing protein encodes MELLFIIALAAAIALWLLKGRAEARARALDKQAGELKWALAKAEEEHDRTKRESELRSQDNARLQRRVEELDARNASLESDVALLSQFRPIADAQAEAQRILGEAREQVRASSQVAKEKQEQAEIRLVAAANEAARIIEAAKKRAEEIAGEAYGIKNRADELADAATAMQNIIKGYGDQYIVPTYSLLDELAEEFGHTEAGAALKQARDTTRALLKAGQAATCNYVEDYRRSIAINFVIDAFNGKVDSILARGKSDNYGKLAQEVRDAYALVNHNGRAFRDAKVTPEYLESRLAELKWASVARALKEQEREEQRQIREQMREEEKARREYERAMKEAAREEEMIRKAMEKVQQQVATANEAQRAAYEAKLAELHEKLVAAEEKNQRALSMAQQTRTGHVYIISNIGSFGEEVFKIGMTRRLEPKDRIRELGDASVPFEFDIHAMLYSEDAPGLERKLHRHFLRQQMNKVNPRKEFFRVSLSDIRREVETMGLSAHWTMTADAHDYRETLRIEQEMRENPDVAREWTSHQMEYEPEMEADADEVAVA; translated from the coding sequence ATGGAACTGCTTTTCATCATCGCGCTTGCCGCTGCGATTGCGCTCTGGCTCCTGAAGGGACGCGCAGAAGCGCGAGCCCGCGCCCTCGATAAACAGGCCGGCGAGTTGAAGTGGGCGCTGGCCAAAGCTGAAGAGGAGCATGATCGAACGAAGCGGGAGAGCGAACTCCGGAGCCAAGACAACGCCAGGTTGCAGCGGCGCGTTGAGGAACTGGACGCGCGCAATGCTTCGCTCGAGTCCGACGTGGCACTGCTCTCGCAGTTCCGGCCGATTGCAGATGCGCAAGCCGAGGCACAGAGAATTTTGGGCGAAGCGCGTGAGCAGGTGCGAGCGTCAAGTCAGGTAGCAAAGGAAAAGCAGGAACAGGCCGAGATTCGCCTCGTCGCTGCAGCGAACGAAGCCGCGCGGATCATCGAGGCTGCGAAGAAGCGCGCGGAGGAGATTGCCGGCGAGGCCTACGGCATCAAGAATCGTGCGGATGAACTCGCCGATGCGGCCACGGCCATGCAGAACATCATCAAGGGCTACGGAGACCAATACATCGTTCCCACCTACAGCTTGCTTGACGAGTTGGCCGAGGAGTTCGGGCACACGGAGGCGGGCGCAGCGCTGAAGCAAGCACGGGACACGACTCGTGCCTTGCTCAAGGCTGGGCAGGCCGCGACATGCAACTACGTCGAGGACTACCGCCGCTCGATCGCCATCAACTTCGTGATCGACGCCTTCAACGGAAAGGTCGACTCCATCCTCGCGCGTGGCAAGAGCGACAACTACGGGAAACTGGCTCAGGAAGTCCGGGACGCGTACGCGTTGGTCAATCACAACGGTCGCGCGTTTCGTGATGCAAAGGTCACTCCGGAGTATCTCGAATCGAGACTGGCAGAGCTGAAGTGGGCGTCCGTCGCCCGAGCGCTGAAGGAGCAAGAGCGCGAGGAGCAGCGCCAGATCCGCGAGCAGATGCGCGAGGAAGAGAAGGCCCGGCGAGAGTATGAGCGTGCGATGAAGGAGGCGGCGCGCGAGGAAGAAATGATCCGCAAGGCGATGGAGAAGGTGCAGCAGCAGGTTGCAACGGCCAACGAGGCACAGCGGGCAGCGTACGAAGCCAAACTAGCTGAACTGCACGAGAAGCTCGTCGCAGCAGAGGAAAAGAATCAGCGCGCTCTGTCGATGGCCCAGCAGACGCGGACAGGACACGTGTACATCATCTCGAACATCGGATCGTTCGGCGAAGAGGTATTCAAGATCGGGATGACGAGACGCCTGGAACCCAAAGACCGAATTCGTGAGCTTGGTGACGCCAGCGTTCCCTTCGAGTTCGATATTCACGCCATGCTCTACAGCGAAGATGCACCCGGCCTTGAGCGCAAGCTGCATCGCCATTTCCTGCGCCAGCAGATGAATAAGGTGAATCCCCGCAAGGAGTTCTTCCGGGTGAGTCTTTCGGACATTCGCCGCGAGGTCGAGACTATGGGGCTCTCAGCGCACTGGACAATGACTGCCGACGCCCACGACTACCGCGAGACTCTCCGCATCGAGCAAGAGATGCGCGAGAACCCCGACGTTGCGCGTGAATGGACCAGTCACCAGATGGAGTACGAACCGGAGATGGAGGCGGACGCGGACGAAGTTGCGGTTGCCTGA
- the metK gene encoding methionine adenosyltransferase, with amino-acid sequence MTNQNYLLTSESVSEGHPDKVADQISDRILDAFLARDPSARVACETLLADQYVVVAGEFKTRDEAIFRDIEAAAERIVRKTLADIGYTDAATGIDPRRCEIRIAFNHQSSEIGQGVDRADGELGAGDQGLMFGYACDETPELMPLAISLAHRLVRRQAALRKSGDLPWLRPDAKSQVTVRYESGRPVAVEKVVLSTQHAESIDTDTLRAEVLRHIIDPVVPAELRSPGFEALINPTGRFTVGGPKGDTGLTGRKIIVDTYGGACPHGGGAFSGKDPSKVDRSAAYMARHIAKSLVAGGLARRCLVQLAYAIGVVEPVSVMVDTYGTGTRPDEELEAVVRERFRLTPRGIIESLGLERPIYAQTASYGHFGRTDVELPWEQVA; translated from the coding sequence ATGACGAACCAGAACTATCTCCTCACCTCCGAATCCGTCTCCGAAGGCCACCCCGACAAGGTCGCCGACCAGATCTCCGACCGCATCCTCGACGCCTTTCTCGCTCGCGACCCCAGCGCCCGCGTCGCCTGCGAGACCCTCCTTGCCGATCAGTACGTCGTGGTCGCCGGCGAGTTCAAGACACGCGACGAGGCCATCTTCCGCGACATCGAGGCGGCAGCCGAGCGCATCGTGCGCAAGACGCTCGCCGACATCGGCTACACCGACGCCGCCACCGGCATCGACCCGCGCCGCTGCGAGATCCGCATCGCCTTCAACCACCAGTCGAGCGAGATCGGCCAGGGCGTAGACCGGGCCGACGGCGAGCTCGGCGCCGGCGACCAGGGGCTGATGTTCGGCTATGCCTGCGACGAGACGCCCGAACTGATGCCGCTGGCAATCAGCCTCGCCCACCGGCTCGTGCGCCGGCAGGCTGCGCTGCGCAAGTCAGGCGACCTGCCCTGGCTGCGGCCCGACGCCAAGAGCCAGGTCACGGTGCGCTACGAGAGCGGCCGGCCGGTCGCGGTCGAGAAGGTGGTGCTCTCCACCCAGCACGCCGAGTCCATCGACACCGACACGCTGCGCGCCGAGGTGCTGCGCCACATCATCGACCCGGTCGTGCCGGCAGAGCTGCGCAGCCCGGGCTTCGAGGCCCTGATCAACCCCACCGGCCGCTTCACCGTCGGAGGCCCCAAGGGCGACACCGGGCTCACCGGCCGCAAGATCATCGTCGATACCTACGGCGGCGCCTGCCCGCACGGCGGTGGCGCCTTCTCGGGCAAGGACCCGAGCAAGGTCGACCGCTCGGCGGCCTACATGGCGCGGCACATCGCCAAGAGTCTGGTGGCTGGAGGGTTGGCGCGGCGCTGCCTGGTGCAGCTCGCCTACGCGATCGGCGTCGTGGAACCGGTGTCGGTGATGGTCGATACCTACGGCACGGGCACGCGGCCGGACGAGGAACTCGAGGCGGTGGTGCGCGAGCGCTTCCGGCTCACGCCGAGGGGAATCATCGAGTCGCTGGGGCTCGAACGGCCGATCTATGCGCAGACGGCGAGCTATGGGCACTTCGGGCGCACGGACGTTGAACTGCCGTGGGAGCAGGTGGCATGA
- a CDS encoding DUF4236 domain-containing protein: MALRFRKSVKLAPGIRMNFSGGGVSWSLGPRGASIGIGKRGTYLNAGIPGTGLSFRERLGPGATGGRRAPTATSSSGKVSMSVTVGVEDDGTMIFKDEAGSPLSSELVAVAKRQQGDSLRSLMQSKCDEINGQIDALRTLHHFAPRPTDHPVYQPSPFDGPRPSQPQRKTPGFLKTLFGGADSVEKENVRAEEAYRAALQEWEHAKEGHENAERRKSILMSQAAAGKVTFMEIFLEQALQDIVWPRETLVSFEIQDGGARLVFDVDLPEIEDMPTKVAAVPQRGYKLSVKELSQTKVQQLYANHVHSITFRLIAEAFALLPTLSELILSGFTQRADPGTGHEADQYLLSVRVRREEWAQINFDALESVDVVEALGRFELRRSMTKTGVFKVVEPI, from the coding sequence ATGGCGCTTCGATTCCGCAAATCCGTCAAGCTCGCACCCGGCATCCGAATGAACTTCTCGGGCGGCGGTGTGAGCTGGTCCCTCGGTCCGCGTGGTGCCTCAATCGGCATCGGGAAGCGCGGGACCTACCTGAACGCAGGCATTCCCGGCACGGGCCTGTCGTTCCGAGAACGGCTCGGCCCTGGCGCTACAGGCGGTAGGCGGGCCCCGACGGCGACGTCGAGCTCGGGCAAGGTCTCGATGAGTGTCACCGTTGGCGTTGAAGACGACGGCACTATGATTTTCAAGGACGAGGCCGGGAGCCCACTCTCAAGCGAGCTCGTCGCGGTCGCGAAACGCCAGCAGGGCGATTCCCTTCGCAGCTTGATGCAGTCGAAGTGCGACGAGATCAATGGGCAGATCGACGCACTGCGCACGCTCCATCACTTCGCCCCTCGGCCGACCGATCACCCGGTGTATCAGCCGTCTCCGTTCGACGGTCCCCGCCCATCGCAGCCGCAGCGAAAGACGCCGGGCTTCCTGAAGACGCTCTTCGGCGGCGCCGACTCGGTCGAGAAGGAGAATGTCCGCGCGGAGGAAGCGTACCGAGCGGCGCTGCAGGAATGGGAGCATGCGAAGGAAGGGCACGAGAACGCTGAGCGGCGGAAGTCGATCCTGATGAGCCAGGCCGCAGCCGGGAAGGTCACGTTCATGGAGATCTTCCTCGAGCAGGCCTTGCAGGACATCGTGTGGCCGCGCGAGACGCTCGTGTCGTTCGAGATTCAGGACGGTGGCGCGCGCCTGGTGTTCGACGTCGATCTTCCGGAGATCGAGGACATGCCGACGAAGGTAGCTGCCGTGCCGCAGCGTGGTTACAAGCTCTCGGTGAAGGAACTGAGCCAGACGAAGGTTCAGCAGCTCTACGCCAACCACGTGCACTCGATCACTTTCCGGCTGATCGCCGAGGCCTTCGCGCTGCTGCCCACTCTCTCCGAGCTGATCCTTTCCGGCTTCACGCAGCGGGCGGACCCGGGTACCGGTCACGAGGCCGACCAGTACCTGCTATCCGTCCGTGTGCGCCGGGAGGAGTGGGCGCAGATCAACTTCGACGCGCTTGAATCCGTCGATGTCGTTGAGGCGCTGGGCCGTTTCGAGCTACGACGGTCGATGACGAAAACCGGGGTTTTCAAGGTGGTTGAGCCGATCTGA
- a CDS encoding DUF927 domain-containing protein, with the protein MNAMTSPERLVPEGGTMALCPICDHPEPCGCAVEQAPRNPLPTIVPRRGLQRPRSSAPWATINYSQFYCKSEKAAALVRKRVTLDENGDLKSLDVIGYPGGTAVHRRKTLADFGREIERAAPPSPLHAFYVAGVSPECEIGKALPMGGGGARSREGSGRTKEGYPFPDQDALLTVDSDSLASWPILETIEDVVDVLAQLGLDVDCVAATSGSSGLKWPKGERGLRGLHTFYSIDKGAEIPRVLETLHVRAWLAGYGRILVCKNGVLLPRSIVDPTLKTQNQPIFEFGAILLDNRIAQTREVRGFRSLSGVLQVKADSIAPLTDEERAEYARRVDEEKAKLKPEADAVAAAWAEEMTKHLPEAERPAERERRLAQREKQHRDLRPHSIVHLNDNSEVTVAEILADRDKWHGKAIRDPDEPEYGTSKATIVTKGQKDGRAKILSRAHGIDVTYYLEARPGGLDLDLFDADLFDDEGNACKLEPFPSPTESERPCYITLDDWTETPGLPPSEFLPEGAPPQKRRPGLWLFRNHRTRDAIVPVDDWICDPLHIDAQTYDGAGNNFGRLLRFRTTAGKWRTWALPMELVGGDPAALMSALLGMGLGTDGTRNGKQRIVEYLTSARPTRHVRCVPQTGWTGDTFVLPDRNIGPKADDTVLQSEYIHGLTEMHGTAGSFDGWREGISLAAVGNPLLVLALSVAFAGPLLSRTYSDSGGIHFMGESSTGKTTILQAACSVWGGKQFKRTWLATANGLEGVAAMSNDCLLALDEISQCEPHHIGAVIYMIGNETGKQRANKSGAARTPTRHKIAVISTGERTITDAMLEGGKRSKAGQGVRLIDVLVGARFGCFDELHGHGSSKELVDAIAVTASQHYGHAGRRFLESLVSEERDLVERLAEIRALPEFNPDNADGQCSRVASRFALFALAGELATEYGVTGWATGTATQAAVQAFKAWHAPRGKGSAEKQQAFRAILAFLERHGDARFSDVTKTEGRGPVVRDRAGWFRNVEVGGAQELEREHLFNGEGIREALAGLDFNSSIRALSDAGVLPPADKDGKHTKVVKIGGEPKRVYPVLQRKLEAALEGMRDGAEVREYDPFADG; encoded by the coding sequence ATGAACGCGATGACGAGCCCCGAGCGGCTGGTGCCCGAGGGCGGCACGATGGCGTTGTGTCCGATCTGCGACCATCCGGAGCCCTGCGGCTGCGCGGTCGAGCAAGCCCCAAGGAACCCACTCCCCACCATCGTGCCTCGCCGCGGCCTGCAGCGCCCGCGGTCCTCTGCACCGTGGGCTACGATCAACTACTCGCAGTTCTACTGCAAGAGCGAGAAGGCGGCCGCGTTGGTCCGCAAGCGTGTCACGCTCGACGAAAACGGTGACCTCAAGAGCCTGGATGTCATAGGTTACCCTGGCGGAACCGCCGTGCACCGCCGCAAGACGCTCGCCGATTTCGGGCGGGAGATTGAACGCGCTGCGCCGCCGAGTCCATTGCATGCGTTCTACGTCGCAGGCGTGTCGCCCGAGTGCGAGATCGGCAAGGCGCTGCCGATGGGTGGTGGGGGTGCCCGCTCCAGGGAAGGCAGCGGCCGGACCAAGGAAGGCTATCCGTTCCCGGATCAGGATGCGCTGCTGACGGTCGACTCGGATTCGCTGGCATCTTGGCCGATCCTCGAAACGATCGAAGACGTCGTCGACGTGCTCGCCCAGTTGGGACTTGATGTCGACTGCGTCGCCGCTACGAGCGGTTCGTCAGGCCTGAAGTGGCCAAAAGGTGAGCGCGGGCTGCGAGGCCTGCACACCTTCTACTCCATCGACAAGGGCGCCGAGATCCCGCGCGTGCTTGAGACCTTGCACGTCCGCGCCTGGCTGGCCGGGTACGGGCGCATCCTCGTCTGCAAAAACGGGGTGCTACTCCCCCGCTCGATCGTCGATCCCACGCTGAAGACTCAGAACCAACCGATCTTCGAGTTCGGCGCGATCCTGCTCGACAACCGCATCGCGCAGACGCGGGAGGTGCGAGGGTTTCGCAGTCTGTCGGGTGTGCTCCAGGTCAAGGCTGACAGCATCGCGCCACTGACTGACGAAGAGCGGGCCGAATACGCCCGCCGCGTCGATGAGGAAAAGGCCAAGCTGAAACCCGAGGCTGATGCGGTCGCTGCGGCATGGGCGGAGGAGATGACCAAGCACCTGCCAGAGGCTGAACGCCCGGCGGAAAGAGAGCGGAGACTCGCGCAACGCGAGAAGCAGCACCGCGACCTGCGCCCCCACTCCATCGTGCACCTCAACGACAACAGCGAAGTGACTGTTGCGGAGATTCTCGCCGACCGGGACAAGTGGCACGGGAAGGCTATACGCGACCCGGACGAACCCGAATATGGCACCAGCAAGGCGACGATCGTCACGAAGGGGCAGAAGGACGGGCGGGCGAAGATTCTGTCCAGGGCCCACGGCATCGACGTTACCTATTACCTCGAGGCGCGGCCGGGCGGGCTCGACCTGGACCTCTTCGATGCCGATCTGTTCGACGACGAAGGCAACGCGTGCAAACTTGAGCCTTTTCCGAGTCCGACTGAGTCTGAGCGCCCATGCTACATCACGCTCGACGACTGGACCGAAACGCCGGGGTTGCCACCGAGTGAATTTTTGCCCGAAGGAGCTCCACCGCAGAAGCGGCGGCCGGGGCTTTGGCTGTTCCGTAACCACCGCACACGCGACGCCATCGTACCGGTCGATGACTGGATCTGTGACCCGCTGCACATCGACGCCCAGACCTACGACGGCGCTGGCAACAATTTCGGCCGCCTTCTGCGCTTCAGGACGACCGCCGGGAAGTGGCGCACCTGGGCGCTGCCGATGGAGTTGGTGGGTGGTGATCCTGCTGCGCTCATGAGCGCGCTTCTTGGCATGGGCCTGGGTACGGATGGCACGCGGAACGGGAAACAGCGGATCGTCGAATATCTGACGAGCGCTAGACCGACTCGGCACGTTCGATGCGTTCCGCAAACCGGCTGGACGGGTGACACGTTCGTGCTACCTGACCGGAACATCGGGCCAAAGGCGGATGACACGGTTCTCCAGTCCGAGTACATCCACGGCCTGACCGAGATGCATGGCACTGCCGGGAGTTTCGACGGCTGGCGTGAGGGTATTTCGTTGGCGGCAGTGGGCAACCCGCTGTTGGTGCTCGCGCTGTCGGTGGCCTTCGCGGGTCCGCTGCTTTCGCGCACGTACAGTGATAGCGGCGGCATCCATTTCATGGGTGAATCAAGCACTGGAAAAACGACGATCCTGCAGGCTGCTTGTTCCGTCTGGGGCGGGAAGCAGTTCAAGCGCACATGGCTTGCCACGGCGAACGGGTTGGAAGGCGTCGCTGCGATGTCGAACGACTGCTTGCTCGCGCTCGATGAGATTTCGCAGTGTGAGCCACACCATATCGGCGCCGTGATCTACATGATCGGCAACGAGACCGGCAAGCAGCGTGCGAACAAGAGCGGTGCAGCTCGCACGCCCACGCGCCACAAGATCGCTGTTATCTCGACCGGAGAGCGCACGATCACGGATGCAATGCTTGAGGGCGGGAAGCGTTCCAAGGCGGGGCAGGGCGTCCGGCTGATCGACGTTCTGGTGGGCGCCCGTTTTGGATGCTTCGATGAGCTTCACGGCCACGGCTCGAGTAAGGAACTCGTCGACGCCATCGCGGTGACAGCTTCGCAGCACTACGGGCATGCCGGCCGCAGGTTCCTCGAGTCACTCGTGAGCGAAGAGCGAGACCTCGTGGAGCGGCTCGCCGAGATTCGAGCACTACCGGAGTTCAACCCAGACAACGCCGATGGTCAGTGTTCGCGTGTTGCGTCGCGCTTTGCGCTGTTCGCCCTCGCTGGCGAACTCGCGACCGAGTACGGAGTTACGGGTTGGGCGACGGGCACCGCCACACAGGCGGCCGTCCAAGCGTTCAAGGCTTGGCACGCGCCCCGCGGCAAGGGTAGTGCAGAAAAGCAGCAAGCATTCCGCGCGATCCTGGCGTTTCTCGAGCGACACGGTGACGCTCGATTCTCTGACGTCACCAAAACCGAAGGACGGGGGCCTGTGGTACGCGACCGTGCCGGCTGGTTCCGGAATGTCGAAGTCGGCGGCGCGCAAGAACTCGAGCGTGAGCACCTTTTCAACGGGGAGGGTATTCGCGAGGCGCTCGCGGGCCTGGACTTCAACAGCTCTATCCGCGCATTGAGCGACGCCGGCGTGCTGCCGCCTGCCGACAAGGACGGGAAGCACACCAAGGTGGTGAAGATCGGGGGAGAGCCCAAGCGTGTGTATCCGGTGCTGCAGCGCAAGCTCGAGGCCGCACTCGAAGGTATGAGGGATGGTGCTGAGGTGCGGGAGTACGACCCTTTTGCCGATGGCTGA